A stretch of DNA from Nitrospira sp. KM1:
GCGCGCCCGCACGTCTACGCAGACCACACCGGCCCGTCGTTAATTGCCAAAGAATTTCTTCAACGCGCCGGAACCTTTTTCGAATGTCTTGCTCAAGAATCCGCTCACAGCTTCAAGAGCCTTGCTTTTGGCCTGTTCTACGACCCGATTTTTAACGGCCTCCGCATCGAGTCCAAAGGATGGCGCCTGCGTCGTCCCAGTGATCACAAGGGGAATCATCATGCGCCCGTCCGTGAGCGCAGTCTTGACGACCCGTGATGTGCCGGCAATCTTTTTGCTGAGCGATTCGGACAGCGTGATGCTGGTTTTCAGGTTGAGCGTCTGATCGAATCCCACCGTTCCTATTGCCGTGGCATCGAACCCGGGACATTCCATTCGAAACTTTTTCACCTGAATGCGTCCCTGATTCATCTCAAAATCGCTCTCAACAGTCGAAAACACCGTGAATTTGGCCATGTCCTTGGAAAAGCCCGCCGCTTCGAGCACGCCCGTAGCTTCTTGCAACAGATTGATCCCTTCGATCCTCCCGTCCTTGAGCACCAAGTGACCGCCTCCCTTCAGGTTGCGCGTCATGGCCGGTTTGGAAAAGCCACGGCCCTGGACAGACAGTTCACCGGCACCCGTTCCGCTGACCCAGACATGCGGAAGGTTCAGGTGTTCCATCAGCGGACCGAGCTGGACGCCCTGAAGAGAGGCCTTTCCATTAAATGGAGGAGATTCGGATCCCAGCGTCGCGCCACCCTGGGCCGTGAAACGTCCTTGAAACAAATCAAATGCCAGTTTGAGTAGACGTGCCTCAAGCCCATTCATCTCGGCCTGGAGTTGGACATTCTGGACCGTCAACGGTTTCTTTGGCGACTGCGACAAAGGAAGGAGGATAGCACTCGCGTTCTGTCCGTTGACCAACTGCATATGCAAGGTCTCGAAGCTCAACGGATCTGTGAGAGGGCCAAACGTCCCGTCGACGATGATCGGCAAGCGCAGCGGCTGTAGCGATGCCGTGAGATGAAGCGATGCCGTCTGGCCGAGGTGAACATTGCGAAGTTCCGCGTTCAACTCTTGGAGCGTATACGCCGAAGAGCTGCCGGCTAAAAGATCGCGGTAGGCGACTCGCCCGTTCAAAAGCGAGATGTGATCCAATCCCAACGCTCCGAGTGGGTTGTACGCGGGTGACTCCGGTGCCGGCGCACTCGGCTCCGCCATTCCCGCCTTCCCGATGGTGGACACATTCAACAGACCCTTCTTGTTTTTCACGAGCGTGATAATGGGATCCTTGAGCACGATCTCATCGAGCTCGAGGTGTCCGATCAAGAGAGGCAGGATGCGGGCACGCACCTCCAACGAACTCAACGACGCAAAAGAGTCGGCGCCGAACGTCGGATCATCCTGGACACTGAAGTCAGACAGCCGCACACCAACGTGGGGGAAAAGGGTCAGCCGGATGTCCCCCAGGCTGATCTTCCGGTTGAGCGCCGCTTCGATGAGAGGTTTGTACTGATCTTGATACTTATTGAGGTCAATGAGGAAGGGCAGCAGGACAATGACCAGACCGAGCAGGAGAAGAACGATCCCGATGCGTATCAGGATAGTCATTGGCGCCCACCCTCAGGGGGCCTACACTACTGCCCGCATCTCCTGCGAGTCAAGGACCTCCTGTTTTCGAGGACAACGGCGGCTCTCGCCGCCCCTCGTCGATTCCAATGCAATGCCGCGATAGCCACTTGCCAATCCCCCGGTCCCTGACTGGGCTGCTGACGATTCCAGCCCTTGCGCAGTCTCGTAAGTTCATGATCAAAATGTGACTGCAGCGCAAAAAAGGGGGGAAAGGAGACGCGTTATGCCCTACGTGACAGTCGGAGAAGAAAATGCCGGCAATATCGACCTTTACTATGAAGATCATGGCTCCGGAAAACCGGTGGTATTGATCCATGGATACCCATTGAGCGGCGCCTCCTGGGAAAAACAGATCCCTCGGCTGCTGAATGCCGGACACCGAGTCATCACCTACGATCGCCGAGGATTCGGCAAATCCAGTCAGCCCGCCGAGGGCTACAACTACGACATGTTTGCGGAAGACCTTCACAAACTGATCACCTCTTTGAAGTTGCAAAACTTCTCACTGGTCGGTTTTTCGATGGGCGGAGGTGAAATCGCCCGCTACTTCGGGAAATACGGTTCCAATGGCGCACGCAAGGCCGCCATCATCGGTGGGATACCTCCGTTCTTGCTGAAAACCGACGACAACCCCGAAGGCGTAGATGGCAGCGTGTTCGAGAGCATCAAGAAAGCCGTCGCCGGGGACCGCTATGCCTTCTTTACCGAGTTCTTCAAGAACTTTTACAACACCGACCTGCTTCTCGGTAAGCAGGTCAGCGAAGAAGCCGTACGCGCCAGCTGGAACCTCGCTGCAAGCGCTTCCGCAACCGCGAGTCTGGCATGTGTTTCAACCTGGGTCGAAGACTTCAGAAAAGATCTCACCCGCATGGATGTGCCCACGCTCGTCATTCACGGTGACAATGATCGCATCGTTCCGATTGCCGCGTCGGGTCAACGGACGGCCAAACTCATCAAAGGGGCCCGGCTGGTGGTGGTGAAGGGAGGGCCGCACTGCATTACCTGGACTCACGCAGAAGAAGTCACCGCCGAACTGCTGAACTTCTTACGCGGATGACAAAAGCCGACGCAAGGACGCCACTTCCATTCCTGTGCCCTTCTTACGCGTCATATTCAGACTGCATTTTAATGGAGGGCAAGACACAAAAAAGAAGAGGTAACCGTCTGGTGCGA
This window harbors:
- a CDS encoding AsmA-like C-terminal region-containing protein, translated to MTILIRIGIVLLLLGLVIVLLPFLIDLNKYQDQYKPLIEAALNRKISLGDIRLTLFPHVGVRLSDFSVQDDPTFGADSFASLSSLEVRARILPLLIGHLELDEIVLKDPIITLVKNKKGLLNVSTIGKAGMAEPSAPAPESPAYNPLGALGLDHISLLNGRVAYRDLLAGSSSAYTLQELNAELRNVHLGQTASLHLTASLQPLRLPIIVDGTFGPLTDPLSFETLHMQLVNGQNASAILLPLSQSPKKPLTVQNVQLQAEMNGLEARLLKLAFDLFQGRFTAQGGATLGSESPPFNGKASLQGVQLGPLMEHLNLPHVWVSGTGAGELSVQGRGFSKPAMTRNLKGGGHLVLKDGRIEGINLLQEATGVLEAAGFSKDMAKFTVFSTVESDFEMNQGRIQVKKFRMECPGFDATAIGTVGFDQTLNLKTSITLSESLSKKIAGTSRVVKTALTDGRMMIPLVITGTTQAPSFGLDAEAVKNRVVEQAKSKALEAVSGFLSKTFEKGSGALKKFFGN
- a CDS encoding alpha/beta fold hydrolase: MPYVTVGEENAGNIDLYYEDHGSGKPVVLIHGYPLSGASWEKQIPRLLNAGHRVITYDRRGFGKSSQPAEGYNYDMFAEDLHKLITSLKLQNFSLVGFSMGGGEIARYFGKYGSNGARKAAIIGGIPPFLLKTDDNPEGVDGSVFESIKKAVAGDRYAFFTEFFKNFYNTDLLLGKQVSEEAVRASWNLAASASATASLACVSTWVEDFRKDLTRMDVPTLVIHGDNDRIVPIAASGQRTAKLIKGARLVVVKGGPHCITWTHAEEVTAELLNFLRG